A single window of Flavobacterium aestivum DNA harbors:
- a CDS encoding non-ribosomal peptide synthetase, with amino-acid sequence MQTLLKKLRASNIKLNLSGDKLDINAPKGVLTQELLEEIKLNKQKIIDFIKFSQSSSDNHIAIPNVDQQESYIVSSSQKSLWLLCQLEEQNTVYNIPSVFEFKGDLNIEALEKAFQTILERHESLRTVFVETENAEVRQRIVDSKDLDFRFNVEDLSNNGLGENINDLIEKELKFSFDLSKDCLVRAKLIKTSNDTFVFVLVIHHIISDGVSIQLMINELFVLYDAFTKKLSNPLLPLQIQYKDYAAWQQNQLRDGNTAHKEYWLKQFQNTIPILDLPIYKTRPLTKTFHGGIVKRSFNTEILKEFSNLCQSQECTLFMGLTSLLNLLFYRYTNQNDIIIGSPIGGRPHSDLQNQMGLYLNTLALRTQFDGQDSFIDLLLNVKNRTLEAYEHQIYPFDELIENLNLKRDVSRSPLFDVMLILQNMDSYGSSSQELEGITIQQYQNKQNLLIKYDLEFTFDEFGNELNLNLTFNTDIYTIEFIEKITEHFGTILQGVIAEPNVSISRINYLSPNEINQLVVDFNATSVEYPKDKTIVNLFEEQVVKTPNNTAIVFEESTLTYKELNEKVNQFACYLRENYDIKPDDLVGIKLNRSEQLIIAILGVLKSGAAYVPIDSDYPQERIDYIEEDTNCKAIIDEDELMIFNLQRFRYKTENLEPINAPSDLVYIIYTSGSTGNPKGVMVEHHNVIRLVKPCSYFPLNTDSILLSTGSISFDATTIEFFGTLLNGATLVLTSQDDLLDLSRLENIVKTNKVNSLWMTASWFNSVVENNVKFFESISQLIVGGDVVSPKHTQKVFESNPSIKIVNGYGPTENTTFSTTFDIQNEKYTTIPIGKPIPNSQAYILDQNLQPVAIGVSGKLYLSGAGVSRGYLNQPELTSEKFIANPFISGTKMYDTGDLGRWLPNGTIEFLGRNDHQVKIRGYRIELGEIETSLLQYSSDLKQVVVQVKEVNGEKVLVAYYVSDIEIDKAEIRDYLQTKLPDYMIPAFYVLLEQIPLTPNGKTDRNALPSINGEDIIRREYVEPRNVTEQKMVEIWQEVLGLEKVGITDNFFELGGHSLIVAQVINRVNKQLNKTVSFKDFFSNPTIDAMCETLSQNDYEGIPQAPVMDSYPLTASQYRFWILSQLEGGSLAYNMPTAIKLIGDIDTDKFKETFSLLIYRYEVLRTSFRNNSEGQIRQFITPVSEINFEVTEKDFTNQEDQEVVVAQYLHEQNNIAFNLEQAPLIRASLIKLQDNEHIFSLCMHHIIGDGWSIQLIISEVVKTYNAIVQGTTVDLPHLNIHYKDYAVWINEEIQQEKYQKSKEFWLNQLKGELPTLELPSFKKRPLVQTYNGAIKLYEFSSEFLEKLKTFSKEHDVTLFMTLMAGIKTLLYRYTNQDDIIIGTPIAGREHPDLENQLGLFLNTLAIRTKFEQNNTFLDILNKEKETLLNAYQHQDYSFDELVGNLNLKRDLSRSALFDVLIVLQNQAQLKSLTNNTGLTGLEVEGFDFESKTSKFDISFIFVETEQLLLNINYNTDIYDSFLIDSIFNHLENLFNEGTDNPTQFIEELDYLTASEKVKLVLDFNATSADYQEEKTIIDLFEEQLEKAPDNIAVVFEEKELTYKELNEQANQLADYLRKSYAIQSGDLVGIKLERSEKIIIAILGILKSGAAYVPIDSSYPQERIEYIEKDSNCKIVIDEDIFGLLDKNKQEYSFVNAGKINASGDLAYIIYTSGTTGNPKGVMVEHKNVINLINSQTKQFKIDEKERILQLSNFSFDASVEQTFLALLNGASLYILPRKVLLDENELDAFVFENKITHFHSVPSVVSKLKPSNKFSLKRVLSGGDICPEKLAESWSSICDFYNKYGPTETTVTSIEFLFNKNMPFSIGRPISNTQVYILNSTLLPTPLGVAGKIYISGAGVTRGYLNKPELTAEKFIENPFITGTKMYDTGDVGRWLPDGNIEFLGRNDHQVKIRGFRIELGEIETNLLQYSSDLKQVVVQAKEVNGEKLLVAYYVTNAEIDKAALRSYLLGKLPEYMVPSFFVVLDSLPLTPNGKIDRKALPSISGEDIIRREYVEPRNETEQCMAEIWQEVLGLEKVGITDNFFELGGHSLIVAQVINRLSKQLNKTVSFKSFFSSPTIESLCKELNQNEFIAIPQAPVMDSYPLTASQYRFWILSQLEGGSLAYNMPTAIKLIGDIDTDKFKETFSLLIQRHEVLRTSFRNNSEGKVHQYITPANEINFEVAEKDFTNQERQESAVLQYLEEQNAIAFNLEQAPLLRASLIKLQENEHVFFLSMHHIIGDGWSMQLIMSEVVKTYNAILQGTTVDLPHLNIHYKDYAVWINEEIQQEKYQKSKEFWLNQFTGELPVLELPSFKRRPLVQTYNGDNKSREFSSEFLEKLKTFSKEQDVTLFMTLMAGIKTLLYRYTNQDDIIIGTPIAGREHPDLENQIGLYLNTLAIRTKFEQGDDFLDILNKEKETLLNAYEHQDYSFDELVGNLNLKRDLSRSALFDVLVVLQNQTQLKNISNNTALTGLEVEGFDFDNKTSKLDVTFTFVETEQLILNIDYNSDIYDSLFIGSIFGHLENVFNEVIYDPKQSIEELDYLTIAEETKLLLEFNNTSAEYPQDKTMIDLFEYQVDKTPDHIAVVFEEKELTYEELNEQANQLGSYLRENYKIKTDDLIGIKLDRSEKMIITLLGILKSGAAYVPIDPSYPQERIDYIEKDSNCKIVIDENVLELFYNSQEEYSKSNIERTNTANDLAYIIYTSGTTGNPKGVMIEHRNAVALIHWSNAEFDINKFETVYAVTSYCFDLSVFEIFYTLSIGKKIKLLKNGLEIKNHIDKDKNVLVNTVPSVVNQLLDNGVSFESVGILNMAGEPISHNIIQRLPLDQIEVYNLYGPSEDTTYSTYFQIKKKDYLSIPIGKPISNSQIYILDQKLQPVPTGVFGKIYVSGAGVSRGYLNKPELTTEKFIDNPFKSGSRMYDTGDLGRWLPDGNIEFLGRNDHQVKIRGFRIELGEIETCFLQYSEDIKQVAVEAKEVNAEKVLVAYYACEANIDKAAIRNYLLGKLPEYMVPSFYVVLDSLPLTPNGKTDRKALPNISGDDIIRAEYVEPRNETEKKMAGIWQEILGLEKVGVTDNFFQLGGNSILAINAIIRMNKEFSTNYPVDLLFRFNAIAEVLKHHLNTVFDSNKDFYEYGNSHSQNTVFAFPPIAGYGTAYMDLFQNNEDSRIISFNFMENEANVAAYYANTINEIQKDGDIVLFGWSAGGILSYDVANYLTNVLNRNVSRIIMFDSVILDEEKLNIELSADGFDLGTEINENMQEIVAQAKEKKIGYINYLMHMKYTNKLPTELVLVKTENNENKQWEENFETVSYITGKGEHQNMLEGNNLKHNKKILNKIIAKEDILTAIFQE; translated from the coding sequence ATGCAAACATTACTCAAAAAATTAAGAGCTTCAAATATAAAACTTAATTTGTCTGGAGATAAACTGGACATTAATGCTCCTAAAGGAGTCCTGACTCAAGAGCTATTAGAGGAAATTAAATTAAACAAACAAAAAATAATTGATTTCATTAAATTTTCACAAAGCTCAAGTGACAATCACATTGCTATTCCAAATGTTGATCAACAGGAAAGTTACATCGTATCTTCATCGCAAAAAAGCTTGTGGCTTCTATGTCAATTAGAGGAACAAAACACCGTTTATAACATCCCTAGTGTATTTGAATTCAAAGGTGACTTAAATATTGAGGCACTGGAAAAAGCATTCCAGACCATACTTGAACGTCATGAATCTTTAAGAACCGTTTTTGTTGAAACTGAAAATGCTGAAGTAAGACAACGAATTGTTGATAGCAAAGATCTTGATTTTAGGTTTAATGTAGAAGACTTAAGCAATAATGGTCTTGGCGAAAATATAAATGACCTTATTGAAAAAGAACTAAAATTTTCATTTGATTTATCAAAAGATTGCTTAGTTCGTGCTAAGTTGATAAAAACTTCAAATGACACTTTTGTTTTTGTATTGGTAATTCATCATATAATTAGTGATGGTGTGTCTATACAATTAATGATTAATGAGTTATTTGTTTTATATGATGCATTTACAAAAAAACTTTCTAATCCATTACTTCCGTTACAAATTCAATATAAAGATTATGCAGCTTGGCAGCAAAACCAGTTAAGAGATGGTAATACAGCACATAAGGAATACTGGTTAAAACAATTTCAGAATACTATTCCGATACTGGATTTACCGATATATAAAACAAGGCCACTAACAAAAACATTTCATGGAGGCATAGTAAAAAGAAGTTTTAATACTGAAATTTTAAAAGAGTTTTCAAATTTATGTCAATCTCAGGAGTGTACACTATTCATGGGATTAACAAGTTTGTTGAACCTATTATTTTATAGATATACAAATCAAAATGATATTATAATAGGTAGTCCAATTGGAGGAAGACCACACTCGGATTTGCAAAATCAAATGGGGCTTTATTTAAACACATTAGCACTACGAACTCAATTTGATGGGCAAGACAGCTTTATTGATTTATTATTGAATGTTAAAAATAGGACATTGGAAGCCTATGAACATCAGATCTATCCATTTGATGAATTAATCGAAAATTTAAACTTAAAAAGAGATGTAAGCCGCAGTCCATTATTTGATGTTATGTTAATATTACAGAACATGGATAGTTACGGCAGTAGTTCACAAGAGCTGGAAGGCATCACGATCCAACAGTATCAAAATAAACAAAATCTGCTTATCAAATACGACTTAGAGTTTACATTTGATGAGTTTGGCAATGAATTAAATCTCAACTTAACATTCAATACTGATATTTATACTATAGAATTTATAGAAAAAATAACAGAGCATTTTGGTACGATATTGCAAGGAGTTATTGCAGAACCGAACGTTTCTATTTCACGAATAAATTATTTATCGCCAAATGAAATAAATCAGCTAGTAGTAGATTTTAATGCTACTTCAGTAGAATACCCAAAGGATAAAACGATTGTAAATTTATTTGAAGAGCAGGTTGTCAAAACACCAAATAATACAGCAATTGTTTTTGAGGAATCGACATTGACATATAAGGAGCTTAACGAAAAAGTGAACCAATTTGCCTGTTATTTAAGAGAGAACTACGATATCAAGCCAGATGATCTTGTGGGTATAAAATTAAATAGAAGCGAACAATTGATTATTGCAATCTTAGGAGTGCTAAAATCAGGAGCCGCTTACGTTCCTATTGACTCGGATTATCCGCAGGAAAGAATAGATTACATAGAAGAAGACACGAATTGTAAAGCTATTATTGATGAGGATGAACTCATGATTTTTAATTTACAAAGATTTAGATATAAAACAGAAAATCTAGAGCCTATAAATGCACCATCGGATTTAGTCTATATAATTTATACATCTGGTTCAACCGGAAATCCAAAAGGAGTGATGGTCGAGCATCACAATGTCATTAGATTAGTAAAACCTTGTTCTTATTTCCCATTGAATACAGATAGTATTTTACTAAGTACAGGTTCAATATCCTTTGATGCCACAACGATAGAGTTTTTTGGAACTTTACTAAATGGAGCAACATTAGTACTAACAAGTCAAGATGATTTACTTGATTTATCCAGACTGGAAAATATCGTTAAAACGAATAAGGTTAATAGTCTTTGGATGACTGCATCTTGGTTTAATAGTGTGGTAGAGAATAACGTTAAATTTTTTGAAAGCATCAGTCAATTGATTGTTGGAGGAGATGTAGTATCTCCAAAACATACCCAAAAAGTTTTTGAAAGTAATCCGTCCATAAAAATCGTAAATGGTTATGGACCTACAGAAAACACAACTTTTTCGACAACTTTTGATATTCAGAATGAAAAGTATACCACAATCCCAATTGGTAAACCTATTCCAAACAGTCAAGCTTACATATTAGATCAAAATTTACAGCCAGTTGCTATTGGCGTAAGTGGTAAGTTGTATTTATCTGGTGCGGGTGTTTCAAGAGGATATTTAAATCAGCCAGAACTTACGTCGGAGAAATTTATAGCCAATCCGTTTATATCTGGTACTAAAATGTATGATACCGGTGATTTGGGGCGTTGGCTTCCGAATGGTACTATTGAATTTTTGGGTAGAAATGACCATCAGGTAAAAATAAGAGGATATAGAATTGAATTAGGGGAAATAGAGACTAGTCTTTTACAGTATTCATCTGATTTAAAGCAGGTGGTAGTTCAGGTTAAAGAAGTAAATGGAGAAAAAGTATTGGTTGCCTATTATGTTTCGGACATCGAAATAGACAAGGCTGAAATTAGGGACTACCTTCAAACAAAGTTGCCTGACTACATGATCCCTGCATTTTATGTGCTTTTGGAACAGATACCACTGACTCCAAATGGGAAAACGGATCGCAATGCATTACCAAGCATTAATGGAGAAGATATAATTCGAAGAGAATATGTTGAGCCAAGAAATGTGACAGAGCAAAAAATGGTCGAAATATGGCAAGAAGTTCTAGGTCTTGAAAAAGTAGGGATTACCGATAATTTCTTTGAATTAGGCGGACATAGCCTTATTGTGGCGCAAGTTATTAATAGGGTTAACAAGCAATTGAACAAAACGGTATCCTTCAAGGATTTCTTTTCTAATCCCACAATCGATGCTATGTGTGAAACCTTGAGCCAAAATGATTATGAAGGAATACCTCAGGCACCTGTTATGGATAGCTATCCCCTGACGGCTTCTCAATATAGATTTTGGATATTGAGTCAGTTAGAAGGAGGTTCTTTGGCTTATAACATGCCAACGGCTATAAAATTAATTGGTGATATAGATACAGATAAATTTAAAGAAACATTTAGTTTATTAATCTATCGATATGAAGTATTAAGAACAAGTTTTAGAAACAATTCAGAGGGACAAATACGTCAATTTATAACGCCTGTAAGTGAAATTAACTTTGAGGTAACAGAAAAAGATTTCACAAATCAAGAAGATCAAGAGGTGGTTGTTGCACAATATTTACATGAACAGAATAATATTGCTTTTAATCTGGAACAAGCTCCTTTAATCAGAGCCTCTTTGATTAAATTACAAGACAACGAGCATATTTTTTCTTTATGTATGCATCATATAATTGGTGATGGATGGTCTATACAACTAATAATTTCAGAAGTTGTAAAAACATATAATGCAATAGTTCAAGGAACTACTGTCGATTTACCACATTTAAACATTCATTATAAAGATTATGCGGTATGGATTAATGAAGAGATTCAACAAGAAAAATATCAAAAGTCTAAAGAGTTTTGGTTAAACCAATTAAAAGGAGAATTACCAACATTAGAACTTCCTAGTTTCAAGAAAAGGCCTTTGGTTCAAACCTATAATGGTGCCATTAAATTATATGAATTCTCAAGCGAATTTTTAGAAAAACTAAAAACTTTTTCAAAAGAGCATGATGTTACTTTGTTTATGACATTAATGGCAGGTATCAAAACTTTGTTGTACAGATACACCAACCAAGATGATATTATTATTGGTACGCCTATAGCAGGTAGAGAACACCCGGATTTAGAAAATCAGCTGGGACTTTTCCTTAATACACTAGCCATTCGAACTAAGTTTGAGCAGAATAATACTTTTTTAGATATTTTAAATAAAGAAAAAGAAACACTCTTAAACGCTTACCAGCATCAAGATTATTCATTTGATGAATTGGTAGGAAATCTGAATTTAAAGAGAGATCTGAGTCGTTCAGCTTTGTTTGACGTGCTAATAGTGTTACAAAATCAAGCTCAATTAAAAAGCTTAACAAACAATACAGGTTTAACAGGATTAGAAGTAGAAGGTTTTGATTTTGAGAGTAAAACATCAAAATTCGATATCAGTTTTATTTTTGTAGAAACAGAGCAGTTGCTTCTTAATATCAATTATAATACGGATATATACGATTCATTTTTGATAGATTCTATATTCAATCATCTTGAAAATCTATTTAATGAAGGAACCGATAATCCTACACAATTTATAGAAGAGTTAGATTATTTAACCGCTTCAGAGAAAGTAAAATTGGTATTAGATTTTAATGCTACTTCGGCAGATTACCAAGAAGAAAAAACAATCATAGATTTGTTTGAAGAACAGCTTGAAAAAGCCCCAGATAATATTGCAGTTGTTTTTGAGGAAAAAGAACTTACCTATAAAGAGCTTAACGAGCAAGCCAATCAACTGGCAGACTATTTAAGAAAAAGCTATGCAATTCAATCTGGTGATTTAGTTGGAATAAAACTAGAACGAAGCGAGAAAATAATTATAGCAATTTTGGGAATATTAAAATCCGGAGCGGCTTATGTACCAATCGATTCTTCGTATCCTCAAGAGAGAATAGAGTATATTGAAAAAGACAGTAATTGCAAAATTGTGATTGATGAGGATATTTTTGGATTACTTGATAAAAACAAACAAGAATACTCTTTTGTCAATGCTGGAAAAATAAATGCTTCGGGAGATTTAGCTTATATTATTTATACCTCTGGAACTACAGGTAATCCAAAAGGGGTGATGGTGGAGCATAAAAACGTTATCAACTTAATAAATTCGCAAACTAAGCAGTTCAAAATAGATGAAAAAGAGAGAATTCTTCAACTTTCAAACTTTTCTTTTGACGCATCAGTAGAGCAAACATTCTTAGCACTCTTGAATGGAGCGAGTTTATATATTTTGCCAAGGAAAGTATTATTGGATGAAAATGAATTAGATGCATTTGTCTTCGAAAATAAAATTACTCACTTCCATTCCGTACCATCAGTAGTAAGTAAATTAAAACCTTCTAATAAATTTAGTTTGAAGAGAGTTCTTTCAGGAGGTGATATTTGTCCAGAGAAACTGGCAGAATCTTGGAGTTCTATTTGTGATTTTTACAATAAATATGGGCCTACTGAAACTACCGTAACTTCGATAGAATTTTTGTTTAACAAGAATATGCCATTTAGTATAGGTCGTCCAATTTCAAATACACAGGTGTATATACTGAATAGTACTTTGTTGCCAACACCATTGGGAGTTGCAGGTAAAATATACATATCTGGAGCAGGTGTGACTCGAGGCTATTTGAATAAACCGGAACTCACTGCCGAAAAGTTCATTGAAAACCCATTTATTACAGGTACTAAAATGTACGATACTGGAGATGTAGGGCGATGGCTGCCAGACGGGAATATTGAGTTCTTAGGCAGAAACGACCATCAGGTAAAAATAAGAGGATTCAGAATAGAATTAGGAGAAATAGAAACTAATCTTTTACAGTATTCATCTGATTTAAAGCAAGTAGTAGTTCAAGCAAAAGAAGTAAATGGAGAGAAACTATTGGTTGCCTATTATGTAACCAATGCTGAAATTGACAAAGCAGCGCTAAGAAGCTATCTTTTAGGAAAGTTACCGGAATATATGGTGCCTTCATTTTTTGTAGTTCTTGATAGTTTGCCATTGACACCAAATGGAAAAATAGATCGTAAAGCGCTACCAAGTATCAGTGGAGAAGACATTATCCGAAGAGAATATGTAGAGCCAAGAAATGAGACAGAACAATGCATGGCAGAAATATGGCAAGAAGTTCTAGGTCTTGAAAAAGTGGGTATTACTGATAATTTCTTCGAATTAGGCGGGCATAGTCTTATTGTGGCACAAGTCATTAATAGACTAAGCAAACAATTAAATAAAACGGTATCGTTTAAGAGTTTCTTCTCTAGCCCAACAATAGAATCTCTATGCAAAGAGCTGAATCAAAATGAGTTTATAGCCATACCACAAGCGCCTGTTATGGACAGCTATCCTTTGACGGCTTCTCAATATAGATTTTGGATATTGAGTCAGTTAGAAGGAGGTTCTTTGGCCTATAATATGCCTACGGCCATAAAGCTAATAGGTGATATAGATACAGATAAATTTAAAGAAACATTTAGTTTATTAATACAACGACATGAGGTATTAAGAACAAGCTTTAGAAACAATTCAGAGGGGAAAGTACATCAATATATAACACCCGCAAATGAGATTAATTTTGAAGTAGCAGAAAAAGATTTTACAAATCAAGAAAGACAGGAAAGTGCTGTTTTGCAGTATTTGGAGGAACAGAATGCTATTGCTTTTAATCTTGAACAAGCACCATTGTTAAGAGCTTCTTTAATCAAATTACAAGAAAACGAGCATGTCTTTTTCCTTAGCATGCATCATATAATTGGCGATGGATGGTCTATGCAACTAATAATGTCGGAAGTTGTAAAAACATACAATGCAATACTTCAAGGAACTACTGTAGACTTACCACATTTAAACATCCATTACAAAGATTATGCGGTATGGATTAATGAAGAGATTCAGCAAGAGAAATATCAAAAGTCTAAAGAATTTTGGTTAAACCAATTCACAGGAGAATTACCGGTATTAGAACTTCCTAGCTTCAAGAGAAGACCGTTGGTTCAAACTTATAATGGGGATAATAAATCACGTGAATTTTCTAGTGAATTTTTAGAAAAACTAAAAACTTTTTCAAAAGAGCAAGATGTTACTTTGTTTATGACATTAATGGCAGGTATCAAAACTTTGCTATACAGATACACCAACCAAGATGACATTATTATTGGTACACCTATAGCGGGGAGGGAACACCCAGATTTAGAAAACCAAATCGGACTTTATCTTAACACACTAGCCATTCGAACAAAGTTTGAACAAGGGGATGACTTTTTAGATATTTTAAATAAAGAAAAAGAAACACTCTTAAATGCTTACGAACACCAAGACTATTCATTCGATGAATTGGTGGGGAATCTGAATCTAAAGAGAGATTTGAGTCGCTCAGCTTTGTTTGATGTATTAGTTGTGCTTCAAAACCAAACTCAATTAAAAAATATATCAAACAATACCGCTTTAACAGGATTAGAAGTAGAAGGTTTTGATTTTGATAATAAAACATCAAAGTTAGACGTCACTTTTACTTTTGTTGAAACTGAACAGCTAATCCTTAACATTGATTATAATTCAGATATATACGACTCATTATTCATAGGTTCTATATTTGGTCATCTTGAAAATGTATTCAATGAAGTAATTTATGATCCTAAGCAATCTATAGAAGAGTTAGATTACTTAACAATTGCAGAGGAAACAAAATTATTGTTAGAATTTAACAATACTTCGGCAGAATATCCGCAAGATAAAACCATGATAGATTTGTTTGAATATCAGGTTGATAAAACACCGGATCATATCGCAGTTGTTTTTGAAGAAAAAGAACTTACTTACGAAGAACTTAATGAACAAGCCAATCAGCTAGGCAGTTATTTAAGAGAGAATTACAAAATCAAAACCGACGATTTAATAGGTATCAAATTAGATCGAAGCGAGAAAATGATTATCACACTCTTGGGTATTTTAAAGTCTGGAGCTGCTTATGTACCAATAGATCCTTCATATCCTCAGGAAAGAATAGATTATATAGAGAAAGACAGTAATTGTAAAATAGTAATCGACGAAAATGTACTTGAATTATTTTATAATAGTCAAGAGGAGTACTCTAAATCAAATATTGAAAGAACCAATACGGCAAATGATTTAGCGTATATCATTTACACTTCTGGGACAACAGGTAATCCTAAAGGGGTTATGATTGAGCATAGAAATGCAGTAGCACTAATTCATTGGTCAAATGCAGAATTCGACATTAATAAATTTGAGACAGTATATGCGGTAACTTCTTATTGTTTTGATTTATCAGTTTTTGAAATATTCTATACACTATCAATAGGTAAAAAAATAAAACTATTAAAGAATGGTTTAGAAATTAAAAACCATATAGACAAAGACAAGAATGTATTAGTAAATACGGTTCCATCTGTAGTAAATCAACTTTTAGATAATGGAGTTTCATTTGAATCAGTGGGGATTTTAAATATGGCGGGAGAGCCAATATCTCACAACATAATACAAAGATTGCCATTAGATCAAATAGAAGTATATAACTTATATGGTCCTTCAGAGGATACTACCTATAGTACATATTTTCAAATTAAGAAAAAAGACTATCTATCGATCCCAATTGGGAAACCAATTTCCAACTCTCAAATATATATTTTAGATCAAAAACTGCAACCAGTACCAACAGGGGTGTTTGGTAAAATATATGTATCAGGAGCAGGTGTATCCAGAGGTTATTTGAATAAGCCAGAACTTACTACAGAGAAATTCATTGACAATCCGTTTAAATCAGGTAGCAGAATGTATGATACTGGAGATTTAGGACGATGGTTGCCAGATGGGAATATTGAATTTTTGGGCAGAAATGACCATCAAGTAAAAATAAGAGGATTCAGAATAGAACTAGGAGAAATCGAGACCTGCTTTTTACAATACTCAGAAGATATAAAACAAGTAGCTGTTGAGGCAAAAGAAGTAAATGCAGAAAAGGTATTAGTAGCCTATTATGCATGTGAAGCCAACATAGACAAAGCAGCTATAAGAAATTATCTTTTAGGGAAGTTGCCAGAATATATGGTGCCTTCATTTTATGTGGTTCTTGATAGTTTACCATTGACACCTAATGGAAAAACAGATCGTAAAGCACTTCCTAACATTAGCGGAGATGATATCATAAGAGCAGAATATGTAGAGCCAAGAAATGAAACTGAAAAGAAAATGGCAGGAATATGGCAAGAAATTCTAGGCCTGGAAAAAGTAGGGGTTACCGATAATTTCTTTCAGTTGGGAGGTAATAGCATTTTGGCAATAAATGCAATAATTAGAATGAATAAAGAATTTTCAACAAATTATCCTGTGGACTTGCTGTTTCGTTTTAATGCCATTGCTGAGGTATTAAAACACCATTTGAATACTGTTTTTGATTCGAATAAAGATTTTTATGAATACGGAAATAGCCATTCTCAAAATACAGTATTTGCTTTTCCACCAATAGCTGGTTATGGAACTGCATACATGGACTTATTTCAAAATAATGAAGATTCTAGAATCATCTCCTTCAATTTCATGGAAAATGAAGCTAATGTGGCGGCTTATTATGCTAATACAATCAATGAAATTCAAAAAGATGGTGACATCGTTTTATTTGGTTGGTCAGCTGGAGGGATTCTGTCATATGACGTAGCAAACTATCTAACAAATGTGCTAAATAGAAATGTATCCAGAATCATAATGTTTGATTCTGTAATTCTGGATGAAGAAAAACTAAATATAGAATTATCAGCTGATGGATTTGATTTAGGAACGGAAATCAATGAAAATATGCAGGAAATAGTAGCCCAGGCAAAAGAAAAGAAAATAGGGTATATCAATTATTTGATGCATATGAAATACACAAACAAATTACCGACCGAATTAGTGTTAGTAAAGACAGAAAATAATGAAAATAAACAATGGGAAGAAAATTTTGAAACAGTTAGCTATATAACAGGAAAAGGGGAGCACCAAAATATGCTTGAAGGAAATAATTTGAAGCACAATAAAAAAATATTAAACAAAATTATTGCAAAAGAAGATATTCTTACAGCCATTTTTCAAGAATAA